From a single Apium graveolens cultivar Ventura chromosome 2, ASM990537v1, whole genome shotgun sequence genomic region:
- the LOC141686465 gene encoding secreted RxLR effector protein 161-like has product MHDPRQPHLDAVYMILRYLKAAPEKGVMFTNNKHLGVESYTYADWAGCLHDRRSTSGYYTSVGGNLVTWRSKKQPVVALVALSSAEAEYRAMARGVHELLWIRLFLTEVGLRSDTPMKLHCDNKSDIAIAHDPVQHDRTKHIEIDRHFIKENINNNVISIQFGLVVATAVVATSAAGGGGGEGGGESAPEVRW; this is encoded by the exons ATGCATGATCCTCGTCAACCCCATTTGGACGCGGTTTATATGATACTAAGGTATCTTAAAGCTGCTCCCGAGAAAGGAGTGATGTTTACTAATAACAAACATCTCGGGGTTGAGAGCTATACATATGCAGATTGGGCTGGATGTCTACATGATAGACGTTCCACATCAGGATATTATACATCTGTTGGAGGCAATCTAGTTACTTGGCGAAGTAAGAAGCAACCAGTGGTTGCGTTGGTTGCGTTATCTAGTGCTGAAGCAGAGTACCGAGCTATGGCTCGAGGTGTACATGAATTGCTATGGATTAGATTATTTCTAACGGAGGTGGGACTTAGATCAGACACACCAATGAAGCTGCATTGTGATAACAAATCAGATATTGCGATTGCACATGATCCAGTTCAACATGATCGAACGAAGCATATTGAGATTGATCGACACTTTATTAAAGAGAATATCAATAATAATGTCATCAGTATTCAGTTT GGACTTGTTGTTGCTACTGCTGTTGTTGCTACTTCTGCTGCTGGGGGTGGTGGTGGTGAAGGTGGCGGAGAATCAGCGCCGGAGGTACGGTGGTGA